A part of Gemmatimonas groenlandica genomic DNA contains:
- a CDS encoding HupE/UreJ family protein, producing MFDEFRVYLELGFRHIADLAGYDHILFVVALAIPFSIRDWRRLAVLVTAFTVGHSITLALATLRLVSVSSNVVETLIPATILFTALDAYTAATPQRPENPVTVKRYLIALLFGLIHGLGFSSYLRALLGDEERIGLPLLAFNVGLELGQLLILALVLAVGALLVPAILQRRRWVQLLVGVTGGLALMLLVQRLRAWS from the coding sequence ATGTTCGACGAGTTTCGCGTCTATCTCGAACTCGGCTTTCGGCATATCGCGGATCTCGCCGGGTACGATCACATCTTGTTCGTGGTCGCACTGGCGATCCCGTTCAGCATTCGTGACTGGCGCCGACTCGCGGTGCTGGTCACCGCGTTCACCGTGGGCCACAGTATCACCTTGGCCCTCGCCACGTTGCGCCTGGTGTCGGTGTCGTCGAATGTGGTGGAGACACTGATTCCGGCCACGATCCTTTTTACGGCGCTCGACGCCTACACGGCGGCCACCCCGCAGCGCCCGGAGAATCCGGTCACGGTGAAGCGGTATCTCATCGCGCTGCTGTTCGGCCTCATTCACGGTCTCGGCTTCTCGAGCTACCTGCGCGCGTTGTTGGGTGACGAAGAGCGCATTGGCCTGCCGTTGCTGGCCTTCAACGTGGGACTCGAACTCGGGCAGCTCCTGATTCTGGCTCTCGTGCTTGCTGTGGGTGCCCTTTTGGTACCGGCGATCCTTCAGCGACGCCGGTGGGTACAACTGTTGGTGGGCGTGACCGGTGGTCTCGCGCTCATGCTGCTGGTCCAGCGCCTTCGCGCCTGGTCATGA
- a CDS encoding DUF6702 family protein → MKLTTLALAALLFGGRDAGVRVMHDVHSTHTRAVIENGTVMWKVRLFSDDLEKGLRAYARRPAFALDRDPKADSLFTAYFNAKVSVSADGRALKAQLVQQGVDKDPVGGTVHWYLLQFDAARAPGTLVIRNALLAELFPSQANIVVLLSMPGEKRHSLYFGDGDNAAQTVELRR, encoded by the coding sequence GTGAAGCTCACCACACTGGCCTTGGCCGCCTTGTTGTTCGGTGGCCGCGACGCGGGTGTCCGTGTGATGCACGATGTGCACAGCACGCACACGCGCGCTGTCATCGAGAACGGTACGGTGATGTGGAAGGTGCGGCTGTTCAGCGACGATCTGGAGAAGGGGCTGCGCGCGTATGCGCGTCGCCCCGCCTTCGCACTCGATCGCGACCCCAAGGCCGACTCACTCTTCACGGCGTACTTCAATGCCAAGGTGAGCGTGTCGGCCGATGGTCGCGCGCTCAAAGCGCAGCTGGTGCAGCAGGGCGTGGACAAGGACCCGGTGGGCGGTACCGTGCACTGGTACCTGCTACAGTTCGACGCGGCGCGCGCACCGGGCACGCTCGTCATTCGCAACGCGCTACTGGCCGAGCTCTTTCCGAGTCAGGCCAACATCGTGGTGCTGTTATCGATGCCGGGCGAGAAGCGACATTCACTGTACTTCGGCGACGGCGACAACGCGGCGCAGACGGTAGAACTGCGCCGCTAG
- a CDS encoding M1 family metallopeptidase, which translates to MRLSLRSLSVVLLLLPASLPTALPAQQWLNAEPNSKVNKSSFRALDEWPSPNDFRDASGSPGTRYWQQRVDYVIRTTLDTNTHSVKGSERITYHNNSPQPLGYLWFQLDQNIEAKTSRANMTKSALPATLSPQARRFLLPEEEPVGGYDITRVALVSVNGQTAKPARYIVNGTQMRVNLDAPIPTGGKAVVDIDWSFVVPEGGNNSRGVREQVKDGWIYEVAQWFPRAAVYDDVTGWQNDPFLGQGEFYLNFGNYDVSITVPHDHIVRSTGTLRNPLQVLTPTQRTRLATAIAGDTSVFIVRPNEVATPGARPAGTAPITWRFTAENVRDFAWASSKTFVWDAAGFRYSPAGRTIELHSVYPRDAMPLWSDISTKAIAQTMRSYGRMAFEYPYPQASNVNGQVGGMEYPMIAFCGGRPGANGTYTKNQEYALAAVTIHEVGHNWFPMIVATDERKWTWMDEGINSFLEYYSSLDYDKNWPAARLRGPAPNIVNYMKDADQVPLMTESDFIHRQFGNNGYSKPAAGLVMLREKVLGPERFDLAFQEYSKKWMFKHPQPADFFRTLASGAGERLDYFWRGWFYSTYNNDQAITKVESQDAQAFAGTTKRGKFYHRITAENKGGLVLPLELEIEFTDGTKERVKMPAEVWRGSEKSHEYGFFSDKEIAKVTADPDSGYADVDRTNNTFTKGVSTRPIG; encoded by the coding sequence ATGCGATTGTCTCTCCGCTCGCTCTCCGTTGTGCTACTCCTGCTTCCGGCTTCGTTGCCAACGGCCCTGCCGGCGCAGCAGTGGCTCAACGCCGAACCGAATAGCAAGGTCAACAAGTCGTCGTTCCGCGCGCTCGACGAATGGCCGTCGCCGAATGACTTCCGTGATGCGTCCGGCTCACCGGGCACGCGCTACTGGCAGCAGCGCGTGGACTACGTGATCCGCACCACGCTCGACACCAACACACACTCGGTGAAGGGCTCGGAGCGCATCACGTACCACAACAACTCGCCACAGCCGCTCGGCTACCTCTGGTTCCAGCTCGATCAGAACATCGAAGCGAAGACGAGCCGCGCCAACATGACGAAGTCGGCATTGCCGGCCACGCTATCGCCGCAGGCCCGTCGCTTCCTGCTGCCCGAGGAAGAGCCGGTGGGCGGCTACGACATCACGCGTGTCGCGCTGGTCTCGGTGAACGGGCAGACGGCCAAGCCGGCCCGTTACATCGTGAACGGCACGCAGATGCGCGTAAACCTCGACGCGCCGATCCCCACCGGCGGCAAGGCCGTGGTGGACATCGACTGGTCGTTCGTGGTACCCGAGGGCGGCAACAACAGCCGCGGCGTGCGTGAGCAGGTGAAGGACGGATGGATTTACGAAGTGGCGCAGTGGTTTCCGCGCGCCGCTGTCTACGACGACGTGACCGGTTGGCAGAACGACCCGTTCCTGGGCCAGGGCGAGTTCTATCTCAACTTCGGCAACTACGACGTGAGCATCACGGTGCCGCATGACCACATCGTGCGCTCCACCGGCACGCTGCGAAACCCGCTGCAGGTGCTCACGCCCACGCAGCGCACGCGCCTGGCCACGGCGATCGCGGGCGACACGTCGGTGTTCATCGTGCGTCCGAACGAAGTGGCCACACCCGGCGCGCGTCCGGCCGGCACGGCCCCGATCACGTGGCGCTTCACGGCCGAGAATGTGCGAGACTTCGCGTGGGCTAGTAGCAAGACGTTCGTGTGGGATGCCGCGGGTTTCCGCTATTCGCCGGCCGGCCGCACCATCGAACTGCACTCGGTGTATCCGCGTGACGCCATGCCGTTGTGGAGCGACATCTCTACCAAGGCCATCGCACAGACCATGCGCAGCTACGGCCGCATGGCGTTCGAGTATCCGTATCCGCAGGCGTCGAATGTGAACGGCCAAGTGGGCGGCATGGAGTATCCCATGATCGCCTTTTGTGGCGGACGCCCCGGTGCCAACGGCACGTATACCAAGAATCAGGAGTACGCGCTCGCCGCGGTCACCATTCACGAAGTCGGGCACAACTGGTTCCCGATGATCGTGGCCACCGACGAGCGCAAGTGGACGTGGATGGACGAAGGGATCAACTCGTTCCTCGAGTACTACAGCTCACTCGACTACGACAAGAACTGGCCGGCGGCGCGCCTGCGTGGTCCGGCGCCGAACATCGTGAACTACATGAAGGACGCCGATCAGGTACCCCTCATGACCGAGTCGGACTTCATCCATCGTCAGTTCGGCAACAACGGCTACAGCAAGCCGGCCGCCGGCTTGGTGATGCTGCGTGAAAAGGTGCTGGGCCCGGAGCGCTTCGATCTGGCGTTTCAGGAGTATTCGAAGAAGTGGATGTTCAAACATCCGCAGCCGGCCGACTTCTTCCGCACGCTGGCCAGCGGCGCCGGTGAGCGCCTCGACTACTTCTGGCGAGGGTGGTTCTACAGCACCTACAACAATGATCAGGCGATTACCAAGGTCGAGTCGCAGGACGCGCAGGCATTTGCCGGCACGACCAAGCGCGGGAAGTTTTATCACCGCATCACCGCCGAGAACAAGGGCGGGCTGGTGTTGCCGCTGGAGCTCGAGATCGAGTTCACCGACGGCACCAAGGAGCGCGTGAAGATGCCGGCCGAGGTATGGCGCGGCAGCGAGAAGTCACACGAGTACGGATTCTTCTCCGACAAGGAGATTGCCAAGGTTACGGCCGATCCCGATTCGGGCTACGCCGACGTGGACCGCACGAACAACACGTTCACGAAGGGCGTGAGCACGCGCCCGATCGGATGA